The following are encoded in a window of Acidimicrobiales bacterium genomic DNA:
- a CDS encoding SDR family oxidoreductase, producing MTGASQGLGLELARRLHEEGWALVIDARRGERLEAATKALGGGSEVLAVPGDVANPHHREELVAAARRLGRVSLVVNNASTLGPTPLRELLELGAGHLLEIYNVNTVAPLALVAALRGDLAEGATVLNITSDAGAEPYAGWGGYGSSKAALEHASAVLALEEPALRVLVVDPGDMRTEMHAAAFPGEDISDRPEAASVVPALLALIEGGQPSGRYLASTLLEEQREATR from the coding sequence GTGACGGGTGCCTCTCAGGGGCTCGGCCTCGAGCTCGCCCGCCGCCTCCACGAGGAGGGGTGGGCGCTCGTCATCGACGCCCGGAGAGGCGAGCGGCTGGAGGCGGCGACGAAGGCGCTCGGCGGTGGGAGCGAGGTGCTCGCGGTGCCGGGCGATGTCGCGAACCCCCACCATCGTGAGGAACTGGTCGCTGCGGCGCGCCGCCTCGGCCGGGTCTCGCTCGTCGTCAACAACGCGAGCACCCTCGGCCCGACCCCGCTGCGGGAACTTTTGGAGCTCGGCGCCGGGCACCTCCTCGAGATCTACAACGTGAACACCGTCGCCCCGCTCGCGCTCGTCGCCGCGCTGCGGGGGGACCTCGCCGAGGGCGCCACGGTGCTGAACATCACCTCTGACGCCGGCGCGGAGCCCTACGCCGGCTGGGGCGGCTACGGCTCCTCGAAGGCGGCCCTCGAGCACGCGAGCGCGGTGCTCGCGCTCGAGGAACCGGCGCTGCGGGTGCTCGTCGTCGACCCGGGGGACATGCGCACCGAGATGCACGCCGCGGCCTTCCCCGGCGAGGACATCTCGGACCGGCCGGAGGCGGCGTCGGTGGTCCCGGCGTTGCTGGCGCTCATCGAAGGTGGCCAACCGAGCGGCCGCTATCTCGCGAGCACGCTCCTCGAGGAGCAAAGGGAGGCGACGCGATGA
- a CDS encoding aldo/keto reductase: MEYRKLGATGLDVSKICLGCMSFGEPDRGGHPWSLSEADSRVIIRAAIEGGVNFFDTANVYSAGSSEEIVGRALREFADRDEVVLATKVHGRMHEGPNGAGLSRKAILSEIDHSLRRLGTDYVDLYQIHRFDPTTPVEETLEALDAVVKAGKARYIGASSMYAWQFAKMLHASERHGLARFVTMQDHYNLLYREEEREMLPLCLAEGVASIPWSPLARGRLTRDWDAATARSETDDFGRRLYSEDDRTIVERVAEIAAKREVSRAQVALAWILSKPVVAAPIIGVTKLSQLEEALGAVGLTLSEEEVAQLEEPYEPHGIAGH; this comes from the coding sequence ATGGAATACCGCAAGCTCGGTGCGACGGGGCTCGACGTCTCGAAGATCTGCCTCGGTTGCATGAGCTTCGGCGAGCCCGACCGGGGCGGCCACCCGTGGAGCCTCTCGGAGGCCGACTCCCGCGTGATCATCCGCGCCGCGATCGAGGGTGGCGTGAACTTCTTCGACACCGCCAACGTCTATTCAGCAGGCAGCAGCGAGGAGATCGTCGGCAGGGCGCTGCGCGAGTTCGCCGACCGCGATGAGGTCGTCCTCGCCACCAAGGTGCACGGCCGCATGCACGAGGGGCCGAACGGCGCGGGCCTCTCGAGAAAGGCGATCCTCTCCGAGATCGACCACAGCCTCCGTCGCCTCGGCACCGACTACGTCGACCTCTACCAGATCCACCGCTTTGACCCGACGACGCCCGTCGAGGAGACCCTCGAGGCCCTCGACGCCGTCGTGAAGGCCGGGAAGGCGCGCTACATCGGCGCCTCGTCGATGTACGCCTGGCAGTTCGCGAAGATGCTGCACGCCTCCGAGCGGCACGGCTTGGCTCGCTTCGTCACGATGCAGGACCACTACAACCTCCTCTACCGCGAGGAGGAGCGCGAGATGCTCCCGCTCTGCCTCGCCGAGGGAGTCGCCTCGATCCCCTGGAGCCCGCTCGCACGGGGGCGCCTCACCCGTGACTGGGACGCCGCCACGGCGCGCAGCGAGACCGACGACTTCGGCAGGCGCCTGTACTCGGAGGACGACCGCACGATCGTCGAGCGGGTCGCCGAGATCGCCGCCAAGCGCGAGGTCAGCCGGGCCCAGGTGGCACTCGCGTGGATCCTCTCCAAGCCGGTCGTGGCGGCGCCGATCATCGGCGTCACCAAGCTCTCCCAGCTCGAAGAGGCGCTCGGCGCGGTCGGGCTCACGCTCTCCGAGGAGGAGGTCGCGCAGCTCGAGGAGCCCTACGAGCCGCACGGCATCGCCGGTCACTGA